GTTCTGCAGTGGTTGGATACAAAAAAACATTTGGAGAAGATAGTGTGCCGGTATCTTATGAAGATATTGAGTTGGCCGATTGTTTTCTTATTACAGGTGCAAATCCTGCTTGGTGTCATCCTATTTTATTCCGACGCATAGAAATGCGTAAAGAAGCAAATCCGGAGGTGAAAATTATAGTTATTGATCCTAGAAAAACCGATTCTGCTAATTTTGCCGATTTACATTTACAATTACTTCCAGGAACCGATGTTATTTTATACAATGCCATCGGAAGATGTTTGTATAAAAGAGGTTTAATAGACGAAAAATTTATAAAAGAACATACTGAAGGTTTTCAAGATTATAAAGAATTAATATTTAAAACGTCATTAAAACAAGCTTCAAAACTTTGTGGTGTTGAGGAAAAAGATATAAGAAAAGCAGCCGATATTATTGGCGTTTCAAAAGGCTTTATTAGTATGTGGGCCATGGGGCTTAACCAAAGTGTGGTTGGTACCGATAAAAATGTATCACTACTTAATTTATCTTTAATTACGGGTCAGGTTGGAAAACCAGGATCAGGACCGTTTTCATTAACAGGTCAGCCCAACGCTATGGGCGGACGTGAAGTAGGAGGTATGGCAAATTTACTTGCTGTACATAAAGATTTAGGCAACGAAGAACACCGTCGTGAAGTAGCTCAGTTTTGGGGCGTCGATCAAATCTCACCTAAACCAGGTTTAACCGCTACAGAACTATTTGATGCCTTAGAAAGCGGAAAATTGAAAGCGGTTTGGATTGCTTGTACAAATCCATTGGTGAGTATGCCAAACACCCACAAAATAGAAAGCGCCATGAAAAAGGCGAAGTTTGTGGTGGTTCAAGAAATATCTCATAAATCGGATACTTTAGAATATGCCGATTTAGTATTGCCAGCAGCAGGTTGGTTAGAGAAAGAAGGTACGATGACAAATTCTGAGCGTCGTATTTCATATTTACCAAAGGAAATAGAAGCTCCGGGAGAAGCAAGACCAGATGTTGAAATATTCTGCGATTTTGCACAACGTATGGGCTTTCGAGGGTTTAATTTTAATAATGCTTCGGAAATTTACGATGAGTACGCGTCAATGACCAAAGGAACAAATATTGATGTTTCTTACTTAAATTACGATAGATTAAAAAACGAAGGTACCTTTCAATGGCCAGTTCCAGAATATAGGCATAAAGGTACACCGCGTTTATTTGAAGATAAAAAATTCTATACACCATCTCAAAAAGCGATATTCAATTTACCATCAACCATCGAGAATACTTCGGTGCAACCTAATGGCGAGTATCCTTTAATTTTAACAACTGGTAGAGTTCGCGATCAATGGCACACCATGACAAAAACTGGTAAAGTATCGCGTTTAAAAACACATTATCCAACGCCTGTTTTAGAAATTAATCCTGTGGATGCTTTTTTAAATAAAATTAAAGATGGTGATATTTCAGAAATAAAAAGTATAAACGGTGTTGTGCGTGTTCGTGCAAAAGTAACCGATACTATTAAAAAAGGCGTCGTATTTCTTCCAATGCATTGGGGGAAACAACTTCAAAGTAATCTAAATAGAGCAAACAATTTAACCAATACACATGTAGATCCGGTTTCTAAAGAACCCGATTTTAAATTTACCTGCGTATCTGTTAACAAATATAAAAAGCCCGTAGATAAAATTATTATTGTTGGTGCAGGAGCAGCCGCTTTTAGGTTTGTTCAAAATTATAGAGAATCTAACGAGGTCGATGAAATTCATGTATTTTCTAAAGAACCTAATTTATTCTATAACCGCGTATTGTTACCAGAGTATATTACAGAAGAATTAACGTGGGATGCGCTTTTAAAAATTAAACAATTAGAATTAAAAAAACTTAAAATAACGGTTCATCCAGAAACGTCTATTTCAAATATAGATTCTAAACACAACGTGGTTACCGATAGTAATGGTGTAGAACATAGCTATAGTAAACTTATTTTGGCTACAGGAAGTCGTGCATTTATACCAAGTGGTGTACAAATAGATTTACCAGGTAGATTTACCATGCGAAATAAGCAAGATGCCGATAGTTTTAAAGCCTATTTAGAAGCTACAGGTTTACCTCCAGAACAGCAGCATGTTGTTATTGTGGGTGGTGGTTTATTAGGTTTAGAGTTGGCAGCAGCCATGAAACATAAAAACGTAAAAATAACTATAATCCAAAGGGCTTCGCGCTTAATGGAACGCCAGTTAGATAAGGTTTCTAGTAAACTTTTAGCATTAGATGTGCAGGAGCGAGGTATTCAAATTTATTTTGATAATGAAGTAAGTACTGTTTTTGATGATGATGATACAGGCGAAATTAACATAACCCTTAAAAGTGGAAAGTTTTTAACAGCAAACGCTATCGTTTATGCTATTGGTACACGTCCTAATATAGAGATAGCCAAAGAAAATGGTATTCTGTGCGGACGTGGCGTTAAGGTAAATCAGCATTTACAATCGTCTATTCCAAATATATTCGCTATTGGTGAAATTGCAGAATTCAACAATCAACTATTTGGTATTACATCGGCAGCAGAAGAGCAAGCTAATATTTTAGCAAACTTTATAGCAGGCGATATTAGTGTATCGTATAGCGGTTCTGTTTTAATGAATATTTTAAAATTCAACGATTTAAACCTATGTAGCATTGGTGAAATTAATATTCCGGAAAACGATTTAAGTTATCAAGAAATTATATTTACCGATATCTCAAAACGCTATTACAAAAAATGTATTGTAAAAGACGATTTGTTAATTGGTGCCGTTTTAATGGGCGATAAAAATGAGTTTGCCGAGTTTAAAACCATGATTGAAAGCAAAATTGAAATGGCCGATAAGCGAAATTCGTTGCTTCGTGGCGCTTCAAACGATGTACCGGTTATTGGTAAGCTAGTTTGTTCATGCAGCCAAGTAGGCGAAGGGAATATAGTAGAAGCCATCGAAAAAGGTTGTAAAGATTTTACAGAGCTTTGCAATAAAACAGGAGCAGGCTTAGGTTG
The window above is part of the Algibacter sp. L3A6 genome. Proteins encoded here:
- a CDS encoding nitrate reductase yields the protein MIKNEVKTTCSYCGVGCGIIVKKDSNGKVLVEGDKDHPVNKGMLCSKGMNLHYVANDVSDRILYPEMRWSRSHPRERVSWDEGLDRAASVFKSIIKKHGPDSVAFYVSGQSLTEEYYIANKLAKGFIGTNNIDTNSRLCMSSAVVGYKKTFGEDSVPVSYEDIELADCFLITGANPAWCHPILFRRIEMRKEANPEVKIIVIDPRKTDSANFADLHLQLLPGTDVILYNAIGRCLYKRGLIDEKFIKEHTEGFQDYKELIFKTSLKQASKLCGVEEKDIRKAADIIGVSKGFISMWAMGLNQSVVGTDKNVSLLNLSLITGQVGKPGSGPFSLTGQPNAMGGREVGGMANLLAVHKDLGNEEHRREVAQFWGVDQISPKPGLTATELFDALESGKLKAVWIACTNPLVSMPNTHKIESAMKKAKFVVVQEISHKSDTLEYADLVLPAAGWLEKEGTMTNSERRISYLPKEIEAPGEARPDVEIFCDFAQRMGFRGFNFNNASEIYDEYASMTKGTNIDVSYLNYDRLKNEGTFQWPVPEYRHKGTPRLFEDKKFYTPSQKAIFNLPSTIENTSVQPNGEYPLILTTGRVRDQWHTMTKTGKVSRLKTHYPTPVLEINPVDAFLNKIKDGDISEIKSINGVVRVRAKVTDTIKKGVVFLPMHWGKQLQSNLNRANNLTNTHVDPVSKEPDFKFTCVSVNKYKKPVDKIIIVGAGAAAFRFVQNYRESNEVDEIHVFSKEPNLFYNRVLLPEYITEELTWDALLKIKQLELKKLKITVHPETSISNIDSKHNVVTDSNGVEHSYSKLILATGSRAFIPSGVQIDLPGRFTMRNKQDADSFKAYLEATGLPPEQQHVVIVGGGLLGLELAAAMKHKNVKITIIQRASRLMERQLDKVSSKLLALDVQERGIQIYFDNEVSTVFDDDDTGEINITLKSGKFLTANAIVYAIGTRPNIEIAKENGILCGRGVKVNQHLQSSIPNIFAIGEIAEFNNQLFGITSAAEEQANILANFIAGDISVSYSGSVLMNILKFNDLNLCSIGEINIPENDLSYQEIIFTDISKRYYKKCIVKDDLLIGAVLMGDKNEFAEFKTMIESKIEMADKRNSLLRGASNDVPVIGKLVCSCSQVGEGNIVEAIEKGCKDFTELCNKTGAGLGCGSCKTEVKEILNNTKVLA